One genomic segment of Streptomyces sp. TLI_146 includes these proteins:
- a CDS encoding glycerol-3-phosphate dehydrogenase/oxidase: protein MSRTEPRSDFSLTAARRARELDELAAGTTVDVLVVGLGATGAGAALDAASRGLSVAAIDAYDLAFGTSRWSSKLIHGGLRYLASGQLGVAHESAVERGVLMERTAPHLVRAQPFVLPLTSLTSRRNAALAQAGLRAGDLLRVSAGTARRTLPGPRRLSAVETLRSAPGLRPHGLYGGLLSWDGQLADDARLVTAIARTAAGHGARVLTRTRALSVTGSGALVRDELTGQELTIRARAVVNATGVWADQLVDGVKLRPSRGTHLVLRGSTLPGLTAGLHIPVPGETNRFVLVLPQGDGRVYVGLTDEPVDGPLQDEPTPPESDIGFLLDVLNTVLDTPVHRDDVVGAFAGLRPLLDDAPDDGTGSRTSDISRRHAVLTSSEGVVTIVGGKLTTYRRMAQDALDAALAARGMTAAPCRTARLPLVGAAAPAQLAALPVPRRLLARYGTEATALHALGEADPRLREPVAEGVETTRAELWWAVRHEGALDESDLLDRRTRVGLVPADRAAALDAAREALDAAAHEPTGP, encoded by the coding sequence ATGAGCCGTACCGAACCCCGCTCGGACTTCTCCCTCACCGCCGCCCGCCGCGCCCGCGAACTGGACGAACTGGCCGCCGGGACGACCGTCGACGTCCTGGTCGTCGGGCTCGGCGCGACCGGCGCCGGAGCCGCCCTGGACGCCGCCTCGCGCGGCCTGTCGGTGGCCGCGATCGACGCGTACGACCTGGCCTTCGGCACCTCCCGCTGGAGCTCCAAGCTCATCCACGGCGGACTGCGCTACCTGGCCTCCGGGCAGCTCGGCGTCGCGCACGAGAGCGCGGTGGAGCGCGGGGTGCTGATGGAGCGCACCGCCCCCCATCTGGTGCGCGCCCAGCCGTTCGTGCTGCCCCTCACCTCGCTGACCTCCCGGCGCAACGCGGCACTCGCGCAGGCCGGGCTGCGCGCGGGCGACCTGCTGCGCGTCTCGGCGGGCACCGCACGGCGCACCCTGCCCGGCCCGCGCCGCCTCTCGGCCGTCGAGACCCTGCGCTCCGCGCCCGGACTCCGCCCGCACGGCCTCTACGGCGGGTTGCTCTCCTGGGACGGCCAACTGGCCGACGACGCCCGCCTGGTGACCGCCATCGCCCGCACCGCCGCCGGACACGGCGCGCGCGTCCTGACCCGGACCCGCGCCCTGTCCGTCACCGGCTCCGGCGCCCTCGTACGCGACGAGCTGACCGGGCAGGAGCTGACCATCCGGGCCCGCGCGGTCGTCAACGCCACCGGCGTCTGGGCGGACCAGCTGGTCGACGGCGTAAAACTGCGCCCTTCGCGCGGCACCCACCTGGTGCTGCGCGGCAGCACCCTGCCCGGCCTCACCGCCGGACTGCACATCCCCGTACCCGGCGAGACCAACCGCTTCGTCCTGGTCCTGCCGCAAGGAGACGGCCGGGTGTACGTGGGGCTCACCGACGAGCCCGTCGACGGGCCGCTCCAGGACGAGCCCACGCCCCCCGAGTCCGACATCGGCTTCCTGCTCGACGTCCTCAACACGGTCCTGGACACACCGGTCCACCGCGACGACGTGGTGGGCGCCTTCGCCGGGCTGCGGCCGCTGCTCGACGACGCCCCGGACGACGGTACGGGCAGCCGCACCTCCGACATCTCGCGGCGGCACGCGGTGCTGACGTCGAGCGAGGGCGTCGTGACCATCGTCGGCGGCAAGCTGACCACCTACCGGCGGATGGCCCAGGACGCCCTCGACGCCGCGCTGGCCGCCCGGGGCATGACGGCGGCGCCCTGCCGCACCGCACGCCTGCCGCTGGTCGGCGCCGCCGCGCCCGCGCAGCTCGCCGCCCTGCCCGTACCGCGCAGGCTGCTCGCCCGTTACGGCACCGAGGCCACCGCGCTGCACGCGCTCGGCGAGGCCGACCCCCGGCTGCGCGAACCGGTGGCCGAAGGGGTGGAGACCACCCGGGCCGAACTGTGGTGGGCGGTCAGGCACGAGGGCGCGCTCGACGAGTCCGACCTCCTCGACCGCCGCACCCGCGTCGGCCTGGTGCCCGCCGACCGGGCCGCCGCACTCGACGCGGCGCGCGAGGCGCTGGACGCGGCGGCACACGAGCCGACCGGGCCTTGA
- a CDS encoding TetR/AcrR family transcriptional regulator: protein MKPIRHNRRDDEAVLDAARDCVLAVGVRRTTLTDVARRAGVSRMTIYRRWPDVRTLVGDVMTREWVSVTLGDTPTTDTTRPVREQLVDGLVAGLRAFRSHPLLCKILDVDPELLLPYLFDRRGASQDALLAFVQEALEQGHKDGSVRADHPTRQARSLFLVIQSFALSLQTMSDAADPELADEVFYDELRHILERTLAP, encoded by the coding sequence ATGAAGCCCATTCGTCACAACCGTCGGGACGACGAGGCGGTGCTCGACGCCGCCCGGGACTGCGTTCTCGCGGTCGGCGTCCGCCGGACGACCCTCACCGACGTCGCGCGCCGGGCCGGGGTCTCCCGGATGACCATCTACCGGCGCTGGCCCGATGTGCGCACCCTGGTGGGCGACGTCATGACACGGGAGTGGGTGTCCGTCACCCTCGGGGACACACCCACCACCGACACCACCCGCCCCGTGCGCGAGCAGTTGGTCGACGGGCTCGTGGCGGGGCTGCGCGCCTTCCGGTCCCATCCGCTGCTGTGCAAGATCCTCGACGTCGACCCGGAACTGCTGCTGCCGTACCTCTTCGACCGGCGCGGCGCCAGCCAGGACGCACTGCTCGCCTTCGTCCAAGAGGCGCTTGAGCAGGGGCACAAGGACGGCTCCGTACGCGCCGACCACCCCACGCGCCAGGCCAGATCGCTCTTCCTGGTGATCCAGTCCTTCGCGCTCTCGCTGCAGACCATGAGCGACGCGGCGGACCCCGAACTCGCCGACGAAGTGTTCTACGACGAGCTCCGGCACATCCTCGAGAGGACCCTCGCCCCATGA
- a CDS encoding FAD-binding oxidoreductase gives MDMLWSGWGDPAKAAPLPEEVTGLLRDLLGVRPADAPAKELAAVEPRPSRLTGEALAALEAAVGAEHVRGDDGTRVRHTRGKSTPDLLRIRAGEVGDAPDAVVLPDNHDQVLAVLAACTEHRVAVVPFGGGTSVVGGLAPQGHAAFVALDLRRMNRLVALDEVSRTATLQPGLRGPEVEALLAERGYTLGHFPQSFEWATVGGFAAARSSGQASAGFGRFDDMVTALQVATPRGTLDLGRAPRSAAGPDLRQLVLGSEGAFGVITSVTVRIHPTAGTKVYEGWRFPSFAQGQAALRTLAQDGPMPTVLRLSDETETMIGLAKPDAIGGSLSSDAGCLAIVGYEGTADEVAHRKARVHTALSAAGGEPLGEEPGTGWAHGRYNAPYLRDALLDAGAFAETLETAAFWSDIPALYEAVRTALTQSLTDAGTPPLVMCHVSHVYPAGASLYFTVVSAQGKDPVAHWAPAKRAANDAILAAGGTISHHHGVGTDHRDWYAREIGPLGVEVLHAVKDRLDPAGILNPGILLPPLPTV, from the coding sequence GTGGACATGCTGTGGAGCGGCTGGGGCGATCCGGCCAAGGCGGCGCCACTGCCCGAGGAGGTGACGGGGCTGCTGCGGGACCTGCTGGGGGTGCGCCCGGCGGACGCCCCGGCGAAGGAACTCGCGGCCGTCGAGCCCCGCCCCTCGCGGCTGACCGGTGAGGCCTTGGCCGCCCTGGAGGCGGCGGTCGGCGCGGAGCACGTACGCGGCGACGACGGGACCCGGGTCCGCCACACCCGTGGCAAGTCCACCCCCGACCTGCTGCGCATCCGGGCCGGTGAGGTCGGTGACGCACCGGACGCCGTGGTGCTGCCCGACAACCACGACCAGGTCCTGGCCGTCCTCGCGGCCTGCACCGAGCACCGCGTCGCCGTCGTCCCCTTCGGCGGCGGCACCTCCGTGGTCGGCGGACTGGCGCCGCAGGGCCACGCCGCGTTCGTCGCGCTCGACCTGCGCCGGATGAACCGTCTGGTCGCCCTCGACGAGGTCTCCCGCACCGCCACCCTGCAACCCGGGCTGCGCGGCCCCGAGGTGGAGGCGCTGCTGGCCGAACGGGGTTACACACTCGGCCACTTCCCCCAGTCCTTCGAGTGGGCGACGGTCGGCGGGTTCGCGGCCGCCCGCTCCAGCGGCCAGGCCTCCGCGGGCTTCGGGCGCTTCGACGACATGGTGACGGCCCTTCAGGTCGCCACCCCGCGCGGCACCCTGGACCTCGGCCGGGCCCCCCGCTCGGCCGCCGGACCGGATCTGCGCCAGCTCGTCCTCGGCTCCGAGGGAGCCTTCGGCGTGATCACCTCGGTGACCGTACGGATCCATCCCACGGCCGGCACCAAGGTCTACGAGGGCTGGCGCTTCCCGTCCTTCGCCCAGGGGCAGGCCGCCCTGCGCACCCTGGCCCAGGACGGGCCGATGCCCACCGTGCTGCGGCTGTCCGACGAGACCGAGACCATGATCGGCCTGGCCAAGCCGGACGCCATCGGCGGCTCCCTCTCCTCCGACGCGGGCTGCCTGGCGATCGTCGGGTACGAGGGCACCGCCGACGAGGTCGCCCACCGCAAGGCGCGCGTGCACACCGCACTGAGCGCGGCGGGGGGCGAGCCGCTCGGCGAGGAGCCGGGCACCGGCTGGGCGCACGGCCGCTACAACGCGCCCTATCTGCGCGACGCGCTCCTGGACGCCGGCGCCTTCGCCGAGACCCTGGAGACGGCCGCGTTCTGGTCCGACATCCCAGCCCTGTACGAGGCCGTGCGCACCGCCCTCACCCAGTCCCTCACCGACGCGGGCACCCCGCCGCTGGTGATGTGCCACGTCTCGCACGTCTACCCGGCGGGCGCCTCGCTCTACTTCACGGTGGTCAGCGCCCAGGGCAAGGACCCGGTGGCACACTGGGCCCCGGCCAAGCGGGCGGCCAACGACGCCATCCTCGCCGCCGGCGGCACCATCAGCCACCACCACGGCGTCGGCACCGACCACCGCGACTGGTACGCCCGGGAGATCGGCCCGCTCGGCGTCGAGGTCCTGCACGCGGTCAAGGACCGGCTCGACCCGGCGGGCATCCTCAACCCCGGCATCCTGCTGCCGCCGCTGCCCACGGTCTGA